The Thermodesulfobacteriota bacterium DNA window CCTTCCGGTTCATCCCTTTGGGGGACGGGCATCCGGAAAGAGTCGGGGACCTCGGCGGGCGGAGGGGCGGACGGCCCGACCGGAGAGGAAGAGGGAGCCCCCATCGTCGATACGGAGGGTTTTCCGGAGACGGGAGGGGATTTCAGGATATTATCCGTCTTGACCCGGTGCTTGGAGGGGATCTTCGAAGGATCGTCGGTGAAATGGACCACCCCTTCGCCGTCGACCCATCGGAAGATGTCGCCGAGGGCGCTTCCGGGATGTCCGAGGAAGAGCAGCGCGATCCCCGGAATCCACAACGTTTTCATGATGCGGGCCGCCGTTTTCCGCATGATTCCATGCTAACCAAACCGCCCCGGAATGGCAACGGGGACGGGCACTTTCCGGCGAGCGACGGTCGCCTTCAAACATTGGTTTGAAATATGCACCCCGGTTGTTTTACTATATATAAATTTTTCAGGGAGAAGGCATGCCGCTGCTCAGGATCGAAGACATCAACCTTGCCTTCGGCGGTGTGAAGGCCATCAATGAGGTCACGGTCCGCGTGGAGAAGGGAAGCATCCACGCCATCATAGGCCCCAACGGCGCGGGGAAGACCTCCGTCTTCAACTGCATCTCCGGCGTATACCGGCCCCAGCGGGGAACGATCCTCTTCGAGGAGCGCCCCATCAACGGCCTGAAGCCGGACCGGATCACCCGCCTCGGCATCGCCCGCACCTTTCAAAACATCGCTTTGTTCCACCATATGACCGTTCTCGACAACCTCATGCTGGGGCGCCACCAGTTCCTCGAATGCGGGGTGCTCGCCGGGGGATTCTTCCTCGGGCCCGCCCGGAAAGAGGAAATCGCGAACCGGAGGGAGGTCGAGGAGATCATCGATTTCCTGGAGATCGAGAACATCCGCAAGAAGCCCGTGGGCACGCTCGCGTACGGCCTGCGCAAGCGCGTCGAGCTCGGCAGGGCGCTGGCGCTGAAGCCGAAGCTGCTGCTGCTGGACGAGCCGATGGCGGGGATGAACCTCGAGGAGAAGGAGGACATGGCCCGCTTCATCATCGACATCAACGAGGAGCGGGGGGTGACGGTCCTGCTGATCGAGCACGACCTGGGCGTCGTCATGGACATCAGCCACAAGGTGAGCGTCCTCGACTTCGGGGTGAAG harbors:
- a CDS encoding DUF4124 domain-containing protein, whose protein sequence is MKTLWIPGIALLFLGHPGSALGDIFRWVDGEGVVHFTDDPSKIPSKHRVKTDNILKSPPVSGKPSVSTMGAPSSSPVGPSAPPPAEVPDSFRMPVPQRDEPEGKAEELRAKIAAKEQFIERIDRKRSTTLNPLGNRFVSPEDQELYRKYSEELPKDRELLREIAPAGP
- a CDS encoding ABC transporter ATP-binding protein, with amino-acid sequence MPLLRIEDINLAFGGVKAINEVTVRVEKGSIHAIIGPNGAGKTSVFNCISGVYRPQRGTILFEERPINGLKPDRITRLGIARTFQNIALFHHMTVLDNLMLGRHQFLECGVLAGGFFLGPARKEEIANRREVEEIIDFLEIENIRKKPVGTLAYGLRKRVELGRALALKPKLLLLDEPMAGMNLEEKEDMARFIIDINEERGVTVLLIEHDLGVVMDISHKVSVLDFGVKIAEGAPAEVAGNPHVIRAYIGEDDSFLKGLGAFEP